A window from Sphingobacterium hotanense encodes these proteins:
- a CDS encoding polyprenol monophosphomannose synthase has protein sequence MSDSIIIIPTYNEKENIERIIRKVFSLEIPFHILVVDDGSPDGTAQILKSLQQEFPGELHLEERRGKLGLGTAYIHGFKWSLQRNYEFIFEMDADFSHNPDDLMRLRAACLNDGADMAIGSRYIKGVNVVNWPMKRVLMSYFASGYVRMITRIDIRDATAGFVCFRRKVLETIDLDKIKFVGYAFQIEMKFTAIKYGFNVVEIPIIFTDRTLGTSKMSTKIFKEAFFGVIQMKIASFFKNYNK, from the coding sequence GTGTCAGACAGTATTATTATTATTCCTACCTACAACGAGAAGGAGAATATAGAAAGAATTATCAGAAAAGTGTTTTCATTGGAGATCCCATTTCACATCTTGGTGGTGGATGACGGCTCTCCCGATGGTACTGCTCAAATTCTAAAAAGCTTACAACAAGAGTTTCCCGGCGAATTGCACTTAGAAGAAAGAAGAGGGAAGTTAGGATTAGGAACAGCATACATCCATGGCTTCAAGTGGTCGCTGCAGCGAAATTATGAGTTCATCTTCGAAATGGATGCAGACTTTAGCCACAATCCTGACGATTTAATGAGGCTGCGTGCTGCCTGCTTGAACGACGGTGCAGATATGGCGATTGGATCTAGATATATCAAGGGCGTCAATGTTGTCAACTGGCCTATGAAACGTGTTTTGATGTCTTATTTTGCTTCAGGCTACGTACGTATGATTACCCGCATTGACATTCGAGATGCAACGGCAGGCTTTGTGTGCTTTAGAAGAAAAGTATTGGAGACGATCGACTTAGATAAGATTAAGTTCGTAGGCTATGCTTTTCAGATTGAAATGAAGTTTACTGCAATCAAATATGGCTTCAACGTTGTTGAAATCCCTATTATTTTTACCGATCGAACCCTAGGCACTTCTAAGATGAGTACAAAGATTTTTAAAGAAGCATTCTTTGGCGTAATCCAAATGAAAATTGCTAGTTTTTTCAAAAATTACAATAAATAG
- a CDS encoding ATP-dependent DNA helicase translates to MHIQNILRQQFSHQPTQQQVEVFQLLEEFLHTFAEDSCFVLKGYAGTGKTSIIGALVNALPRLQKRSVLLAPTGRAAKVMSAYSGRKALTIHKKIYRKKSAASIQMDFELGDNIHENTLFIVDEASMISNEGMSMFSNGLLSDLLQYVQSGENCSIMFVGDIAQLPPVSLEESPALIPAYLSDVFGLQVMHYELTDVVRQDKNSGILFNATKIRNEIRLEEEAPEYSYPQFVTNSYRDIFRMNGDRLIEGLHYAYDKFGLENCMVICRSNKSANLYNRHIRNQILFREEEITGGDLIMVVRNNYYWLQDNDEKNTGFIANGDMAVIKKVSNVHDMHGFRFADLYLEFMDNNEGDAIRCRVLLDSLYVDSPNLPYEQQKELYERIAADYADIGYKKDRLEAIKKDPYYNALQIKFAYAITCHKAQGGQWPLVFVDQGYMIDEMLNTEFLRWLYTAITRATQELFLVNFNEKFYS, encoded by the coding sequence GTGCACATTCAAAATATCCTACGTCAACAGTTCTCGCATCAACCTACTCAACAGCAAGTGGAAGTGTTCCAGCTATTGGAGGAATTCTTACATACCTTTGCCGAGGATAGCTGCTTCGTATTGAAGGGATATGCCGGTACGGGAAAGACCTCAATTATTGGCGCATTGGTTAATGCCTTGCCGAGACTGCAGAAACGATCCGTGCTGTTAGCTCCTACGGGGCGAGCAGCTAAAGTAATGTCTGCCTATTCGGGCAGGAAGGCTTTAACAATTCATAAGAAGATCTACCGCAAGAAATCGGCAGCAAGCATACAGATGGATTTTGAACTAGGCGACAATATTCACGAGAACACCCTGTTTATTGTAGATGAAGCATCGATGATATCAAACGAAGGTATGTCAATGTTTTCCAACGGCCTATTATCTGACTTATTGCAGTATGTGCAGTCAGGAGAAAACTGCTCCATCATGTTTGTGGGTGATATTGCCCAGCTCCCTCCTGTCAGCCTGGAAGAAAGCCCCGCTTTGATTCCGGCATACCTTTCGGATGTGTTCGGCTTGCAGGTGATGCATTATGAGCTCACCGATGTCGTTCGCCAGGATAAGAATTCGGGGATTCTTTTTAATGCGACGAAGATTAGAAATGAGATACGTTTGGAAGAGGAAGCGCCAGAATACAGCTACCCACAATTTGTGACGAATAGCTACCGCGATATCTTCCGGATGAATGGAGATCGGCTGATTGAGGGGCTACATTATGCGTATGACAAGTTTGGTTTGGAAAACTGCATGGTTATCTGCCGCTCTAACAAATCGGCGAACTTGTACAATCGTCATATCAGAAATCAGATTCTATTTCGCGAGGAGGAGATTACGGGCGGAGACTTGATCATGGTCGTTCGGAACAATTATTACTGGCTTCAGGATAACGATGAAAAGAACACCGGTTTTATCGCTAATGGCGATATGGCTGTGATTAAGAAGGTCAGCAATGTACATGATATGCATGGTTTCCGTTTTGCCGACCTTTACCTGGAGTTCATGGATAACAACGAAGGGGATGCAATCCGCTGCAGAGTATTGTTAGACAGTCTTTATGTCGACTCGCCCAACCTCCCCTACGAGCAACAGAAAGAGCTATACGAGCGCATTGCTGCCGATTATGCAGATATTGGCTATAAGAAAGATCGACTAGAGGCGATAAAGAAAGACCCCTATTATAATGCATTGCAGATCAAGTTTGCTTATGCTATTACCTGTCATAAAGCTCAAGGTGGACAATGGCCTTTGGTATTCGTCGACCAAGGCTATATGATCGACGAAATGCTGAATACCGAGTTCCTTCGCTGGCTTTACACAGCCATTACCCGCGCAACACAAGAGTTGTTTCTGGTGAATTTCAACGAAAAGTTCTATTCCTAA
- a CDS encoding peptide MFS transporter, with translation MNQESEASFSEELEKQGIDGSLVLGHPSGLFVLFFTEMWERFSFYGMRVLLINFLTSAIISGSPFSGWGWDPVQAGALYGTYAMLLYITPIFGGIVADKYLGYRYAVVVGAAIMTLGHLFMAFDTPLFLYLGLGALVLGTGFFKPNMTSILSEMYKKFPQKKDGAYTIFYMGVNSGAFFGMMLCGYLGEKVGWHWGFGLAGVFMFLGTLQFWFAKPIFGKVGDPPSKELAAEKAAAVNTDLPEDKPNPFTKLDSILIFVMTVLGLGFAFNDPLSKIAGVDLLENFQIGSMAGQNVAILIALVLFLFVVISRLARYTKVVRDRLIAVIIFAFFVVFFWMSFEQGASSLVIFARENVDRSLSGSSLTIFNIINTLLTVVPLALVTYVVVLLTKKTYGKAPLSNVVQFVCFAGVWAVALWMLYNEFTAESSEITVSWFSIMNSFFIITFANFVSKIWDSKYNPPATFKYGLGLIIMAIGFGLLAFGAYGIQDGIKVSMVWLILAYMFHTLGELCLSPVGLSYVSKLVPARMIGFMFGMWYLAIAIGNKLAAIIGGQIEVITKQYSLSTFFLIFTIVPIVAGLLVMMLHPVIKKLMHGVK, from the coding sequence ATGAATCAAGAGTCAGAAGCTTCGTTTTCGGAAGAACTAGAGAAGCAGGGGATTGATGGGAGCCTCGTATTAGGGCATCCGTCGGGTCTTTTTGTGTTGTTTTTTACGGAAATGTGGGAGCGTTTTTCCTTCTACGGGATGCGCGTATTATTAATCAACTTTCTTACCAGCGCGATTATTTCAGGGAGTCCTTTCTCTGGTTGGGGCTGGGATCCGGTGCAGGCAGGAGCATTATATGGTACATATGCGATGCTTTTGTACATCACGCCTATTTTCGGGGGTATTGTTGCCGATAAGTATTTGGGTTATCGCTATGCTGTTGTCGTCGGTGCTGCTATTATGACCTTAGGTCACCTTTTTATGGCATTTGACACTCCTCTATTTCTTTATTTGGGTCTAGGTGCTTTGGTATTGGGTACAGGCTTCTTCAAGCCTAATATGACCTCTATACTGTCTGAAATGTACAAGAAATTCCCGCAAAAGAAGGATGGAGCATACACTATTTTCTATATGGGTGTAAACTCTGGTGCTTTCTTCGGGATGATGCTATGTGGTTATTTGGGAGAGAAAGTAGGTTGGCATTGGGGATTTGGTCTTGCGGGTGTCTTCATGTTCTTAGGAACACTGCAGTTTTGGTTCGCAAAGCCCATTTTTGGTAAGGTTGGCGATCCGCCAAGTAAAGAACTAGCTGCTGAGAAGGCTGCTGCAGTCAATACAGACTTGCCGGAGGATAAGCCTAATCCTTTCACCAAATTGGATTCTATTCTGATCTTCGTGATGACCGTTTTGGGATTGGGGTTTGCGTTCAATGATCCGCTTTCGAAGATTGCTGGTGTTGACTTGCTCGAGAATTTCCAAATCGGATCTATGGCAGGGCAGAATGTGGCAATCCTGATTGCATTAGTATTGTTCTTGTTCGTCGTAATTTCTAGGTTGGCTAGATATACAAAGGTTGTTCGAGATCGCTTGATAGCCGTTATTATATTCGCGTTTTTCGTAGTATTCTTCTGGATGTCGTTTGAACAGGGCGCCTCTTCCTTGGTAATTTTTGCACGTGAGAACGTGGATAGAAGCTTATCAGGGAGTTCACTGACGATCTTTAATATCATCAATACCTTGCTTACCGTTGTTCCTTTGGCTTTAGTAACCTATGTCGTGGTCCTATTGACAAAGAAAACTTATGGCAAGGCACCATTATCCAACGTTGTGCAGTTCGTTTGTTTTGCTGGCGTTTGGGCTGTTGCGCTGTGGATGTTATACAATGAGTTTACGGCAGAATCTTCGGAGATTACGGTTTCCTGGTTCTCCATTATGAACTCTTTCTTCATTATCACCTTTGCGAACTTTGTTTCCAAAATCTGGGATTCTAAATATAATCCGCCAGCGACCTTTAAATATGGACTTGGTCTAATCATTATGGCAATCGGATTCGGATTGTTAGCATTCGGTGCTTATGGCATTCAGGATGGTATCAAGGTTTCGATGGTATGGCTGATATTGGCTTACATGTTCCATACGCTTGGCGAGCTTTGTTTATCCCCGGTTGGACTATCTTATGTTTCCAAGTTGGTGCCTGCAAGGATGATCGGATTTATGTTCGGTATGTGGTATCTCGCGATTGCAATCGGTAATAAGTTGGCTGCCATCATAGGTGGACAGATTGAGGTTATTACCAAACAATATTCTTTAAGTACATTTTTCTTGATCTTTACGATCGTTCCAATAGTAGCTGGATTATTGGTGATGATGCTTCATCCGGTAATCAAGAAATTAATGCATGGTGTAAAATAA
- the ruvB gene encoding Holliday junction branch migration DNA helicase RuvB, whose protein sequence is MNENLDPNPERLTPTDKDLERVLRPQTFDDFTGQAKILENLSIFVRAAKLRGEALDHVLLHGPPGLGKTTLSHIIANEMGVGIKITSGPVLDKPGDLAGLLTNLDEGDILFIDEIHRLSPLVEEYLYSAMEDFKIDIMLETGPNARSVQISLNPFTLVGATTRSGLLTAPLRARFGINSRLQYYDAKLLTDIIMRSAMILNVPISEEGAFEIARRSRGTPRIANALLRRTRDFAQIKGNGSIDMAIAQFALNALNVDENGLDEMDNKILSTIIDKFKGGPVGVKTIATAVGEDEGTIEEVYEPFLIQEGYLMRTSRGRECTELAFKHLGKTNHYKGNTLF, encoded by the coding sequence ATGAACGAAAACCTTGACCCAAATCCCGAAAGATTGACCCCAACAGACAAAGACTTGGAGCGCGTATTGCGGCCCCAGACTTTTGATGATTTCACGGGGCAAGCTAAGATTTTGGAGAACCTTTCGATATTTGTTAGAGCGGCAAAGCTTCGTGGTGAAGCTTTAGACCATGTATTGTTACATGGTCCTCCAGGACTTGGTAAGACAACTTTATCCCACATCATTGCTAATGAGATGGGGGTAGGGATTAAGATTACTTCGGGTCCTGTATTGGATAAACCCGGCGATCTTGCTGGTTTATTAACAAATCTTGATGAAGGCGATATCTTATTCATTGACGAGATACACCGTTTAAGCCCCCTAGTTGAAGAATATCTGTATTCGGCGATGGAAGATTTCAAGATTGACATCATGTTGGAAACAGGTCCAAATGCGCGTTCTGTTCAAATCTCCTTAAATCCATTTACCTTAGTTGGTGCAACGACGCGTTCAGGGTTGCTTACAGCACCGTTACGTGCTCGCTTTGGTATCAACTCTAGGCTTCAATATTATGATGCAAAGTTGCTGACCGATATTATTATGCGTTCAGCGATGATTCTAAATGTGCCGATTTCCGAAGAAGGGGCATTCGAGATAGCGCGCAGAAGTCGTGGTACTCCACGTATAGCAAATGCATTGTTGCGCAGAACGCGTGACTTTGCACAAATCAAGGGCAACGGCTCTATCGATATGGCTATAGCGCAGTTCGCTCTGAACGCCTTAAACGTAGATGAGAACGGTCTTGATGAGATGGATAATAAAATTTTGAGCACAATTATTGATAAGTTCAAAGGTGGCCCGGTGGGGGTGAAGACTATTGCTACGGCAGTAGGTGAAGATGAAGGCACCATTGAAGAAGTATATGAGCCCTTTTTAATTCAAGAGGGGTACCTAATGCGAACCTCTAGAGGTAGAGAGTGTACAGAGCTTGCATTTAAACATTTAGGAAAAACAAATCATTACAAAGGAAATACATTGTTTTAA
- a CDS encoding peptide MFS transporter, giving the protein MATGAHNTLEEIQDFKGKYPKQIWRLFFSEMWERFCFYGMRGMLVFFMITQLNFGEKEANLQYGATQAFVYAFTFIGGLFADKILGFRKSLFFGGLLMIVGSVLLSIDTHQFFFFGLAFIIIGTGFFKPNISTMVGELYKDGDSRRDAGFSLFYAGINLGAFLGGYICVAIGKGYMLSSVIDEAHRWNVAFGLAAVGMLISLINFQFTKHELGPIGLQPGHPDAIVKAKPLPKWVEYAVYIGTLLLVPLIQVMVSKTQYTDYFMYTIGPLTLIYLFYEMSKVEKKERHKLIAALIFILFSIVFWGIYEQSGGSLSIFAAKNLNDSVLGGAFRLDPNGVNNSGGAFFIIILAPVFGLLWLWMAKRRIEPNTVIKFGLGFLFLGLGFYVLYATRFFADDGMTSLDIFTLALLVITVGELCLSPIGLSIMTKLSPAKLQGIMMGMWFLASAYGQYVAGLIGANMAEAREGDSLMDKLITYTEGYKQLGLYSLIAGVILIALSPMIKKLMHGVN; this is encoded by the coding sequence ATGGCTACAGGAGCACACAACACGCTTGAAGAAATTCAAGACTTTAAAGGGAAGTATCCAAAGCAGATTTGGAGATTGTTCTTCTCGGAGATGTGGGAGCGGTTCTGTTTTTACGGAATGCGCGGTATGTTGGTTTTCTTTATGATCACCCAGCTTAATTTCGGTGAGAAAGAAGCTAATTTACAGTATGGAGCGACGCAGGCATTCGTATATGCCTTTACATTTATAGGAGGGCTCTTCGCAGACAAAATACTCGGGTTTCGGAAATCCCTGTTCTTTGGCGGATTATTGATGATCGTGGGGTCGGTGTTATTATCGATCGATACGCATCAGTTTTTCTTCTTCGGATTGGCCTTTATCATTATCGGAACGGGATTTTTCAAGCCTAACATCTCGACGATGGTAGGAGAGCTGTATAAAGATGGCGATAGCCGTCGCGATGCGGGTTTCTCTTTATTCTATGCAGGGATCAATCTAGGAGCTTTCTTAGGCGGGTATATCTGCGTTGCAATCGGAAAAGGCTACATGCTGAGCTCGGTAATCGATGAGGCACATCGTTGGAATGTTGCTTTCGGTCTGGCGGCTGTAGGTATGTTGATCAGTCTGATCAACTTCCAGTTTACCAAGCATGAGTTAGGACCTATCGGGTTGCAACCGGGACATCCGGATGCCATCGTCAAGGCTAAGCCTTTACCGAAATGGGTGGAATATGCAGTATATATCGGAACACTTTTGTTAGTGCCATTGATTCAGGTCATGGTTTCTAAAACGCAGTACACCGATTACTTTATGTATACCATCGGTCCCCTGACATTGATTTACTTGTTTTACGAGATGTCGAAAGTGGAGAAGAAGGAGCGTCATAAGCTTATCGCTGCATTGATCTTTATCTTGTTTTCCATCGTATTCTGGGGTATTTATGAGCAGAGCGGCGGCTCCTTGAGCATCTTCGCTGCTAAGAACTTAAATGATTCGGTATTGGGAGGAGCATTCCGCTTAGACCCAAATGGAGTAAACAACTCCGGAGGAGCTTTCTTTATTATCATCTTAGCACCGGTATTCGGACTACTTTGGTTATGGATGGCAAAGCGCAGGATTGAACCCAATACGGTAATCAAATTTGGTTTAGGTTTCTTGTTCTTAGGTTTAGGATTCTATGTGCTGTATGCTACTCGCTTTTTTGCAGACGATGGAATGACATCTTTAGACATCTTTACGCTTGCCTTATTGGTTATCACGGTTGGAGAGCTATGTTTATCGCCAATTGGATTGTCGATCATGACGAAGTTATCGCCTGCGAAATTGCAAGGTATCATGATGGGGATGTGGTTCCTCGCAAGTGCTTATGGTCAATATGTTGCTGGTTTAATTGGCGCAAATATGGCAGAAGCAAGAGAAGGCGATTCGCTGATGGATAAGTTAATAACCTATACGGAGGGCTATAAACAACTCGGATTATATTCGCTGATCGCAGGAGTAATCTTGATTGCACTTTCACCGATGATCAAAAAGTTGATGCATGGGGTTAATTAG
- a CDS encoding peptide MFS transporter, with the protein MNQERDAELVQHLSKQGVDDKMVMGHPASLFVLFFTEMWERFSYYGMRALLTVFLITEIAKGGWGWTNAEAMNLYAWYTGLVYLTPLIGGMIADKLTGYRKAIILGALIMTLGHASMALETFNNSYFYIGLVLMILGNGLFKPNISSMVGQLYPDKSSKKDAGYTIFYMGINSGAFLGMLLCGYIGEKVGWHYGFGLAGVFMFFGMIQFYFAQKIFGIIGEKPGTEHKPEENLVSVQEEDHTPANVVRDRLIVVAVLMIASIFFFFAFEQAGGSMTIFAKDYTQRVLSGNSGEIFKWVDAALTIFPIMIVTYVLFKLSQKIVDKYPLTVLFTAISFAIIWGLGIWKVYKEFSLDQTEVTVSWFQILNSFFIITLASSFSKLWEKVWNPSGPVKFAFGLLLVGVGFLALAYGSMSIPQGAKTASVSMIWLILAYFFHTTGELCLSPVGLSYVSKLSPKKFAGLLFGLWFTASAIANFIAGKTGSYIDYIVQTYSMTTFFLIIAALPAGAALLLLMFNGKLKKMMHGIN; encoded by the coding sequence ATGAATCAAGAGAGAGACGCAGAATTAGTCCAGCACCTTTCCAAGCAAGGAGTTGACGACAAGATGGTTATGGGCCATCCAGCCAGTCTTTTTGTACTCTTCTTTACTGAGATGTGGGAGCGTTTCAGTTATTATGGGATGCGTGCATTGTTAACTGTATTTTTAATTACAGAAATCGCAAAAGGCGGTTGGGGTTGGACTAATGCTGAAGCCATGAATTTATATGCATGGTATACAGGACTAGTATATTTAACACCATTGATCGGCGGTATGATTGCCGATAAATTAACTGGTTATAGAAAGGCTATTATCTTAGGTGCATTGATCATGACTTTAGGGCATGCTTCGATGGCATTGGAGACTTTCAATAACTCATACTTCTACATCGGATTGGTATTGATGATTTTAGGAAATGGTTTGTTCAAACCGAATATTTCCTCGATGGTTGGTCAATTGTATCCTGATAAAAGTTCTAAGAAAGATGCGGGTTATACTATTTTCTACATGGGTATCAACTCGGGTGCTTTCCTAGGTATGTTATTGTGTGGTTATATCGGCGAAAAAGTAGGTTGGCATTATGGTTTTGGTCTTGCTGGGGTATTCATGTTCTTCGGTATGATTCAGTTCTATTTTGCGCAAAAGATATTCGGTATTATCGGTGAAAAACCGGGTACAGAGCATAAACCAGAGGAAAATTTGGTAAGTGTTCAAGAAGAGGATCATACTCCTGCTAACGTGGTGAGAGATCGTCTAATCGTTGTTGCTGTATTGATGATTGCAAGTATCTTCTTTTTCTTCGCTTTTGAGCAAGCAGGTGGATCGATGACTATCTTTGCGAAAGATTATACGCAACGTGTTCTTTCGGGTAATTCTGGCGAGATCTTTAAGTGGGTTGATGCTGCTCTAACGATTTTCCCGATCATGATCGTGACTTATGTACTCTTTAAATTATCGCAAAAGATTGTTGATAAATACCCGCTAACGGTACTATTTACGGCGATTTCATTTGCTATTATTTGGGGATTAGGTATATGGAAGGTTTACAAAGAATTTAGCTTAGATCAGACTGAAGTAACTGTTTCTTGGTTCCAGATCCTGAACTCATTCTTTATTATTACCCTAGCTTCCTCTTTCAGTAAGCTGTGGGAAAAAGTATGGAATCCTTCGGGGCCGGTGAAGTTCGCATTCGGATTACTTCTTGTAGGCGTTGGTTTCTTAGCTTTAGCTTATGGCTCGATGTCTATCCCTCAGGGTGCAAAAACAGCCTCTGTTAGTATGATTTGGTTAATCCTAGCTTATTTCTTCCATACAACGGGAGAGCTTTGTCTGTCGCCAGTTGGTCTTTCTTATGTGAGTAAACTGTCGCCAAAGAAGTTTGCAGGACTATTATTTGGTCTTTGGTTTACTGCTTCGGCTATTGCAAACTTTATCGCAGGTAAGACTGGTTCGTACATTGACTATATCGTTCAAACGTACTCCATGACGACTTTCTTCCTGATTATTGCCGCATTACCAGCGGGAGCAGCATTATTATTACTGATGTTCAATGGTAAATTGAAAAAGATGATGCACGGTATCAACTAA
- a CDS encoding S9 family peptidase produces the protein MKKVYLSLLFICTGILFAQEKSTLAKPNYQQAAKFSPARLRTMIFSTEVSPNWINFSDKFWYEYSSPQGKNWYIVDPKARSKKEMFDRSEMAARITSIVRNPFDAQHLSIQNLRFKDNSDNIVRFEVQSSKDTVKSKEEIKKLTNKSDTIKKKVFFFEYNLSNNNLKEISDTTEKKDRLSWGSFNPDTTKVFYSKNYNLYWMDYANYQKAIKDEKDSTIVEHQITTDGVQYYSWGGEPYSVTTGDKKSEDEEKKKRNAVWLNWSPNGKHFAITRKDNRNLSALWVINNVGGKRPTLETYKYLMPGELDSTETDLFIFDAADLKPKRVDVQAFKNQTISLWNKDRSKESFKGKYFINYWHGNDNEFYIARSSRDLKRIDIVAVDVNGKLRTLVEERSNVYLDIKKPYIVNNGKQFIHWSQRDGWGHFYLYDIQGKLIHQITKGDFHCDELTAYQEGTGNLLFKANGKEKDSDPYYTYFYSVNKNGGRISLLTPGDFDHQVAASESANYFVDNFSRVNTAPVSNLYNSNGQLIMKLEESDLSQLFAAGYKFPEPFKVKAGDGVTDLYGVMYKPFDFDSTKTYPIIEYVYPGPQTEAVNKSFGRSMDRIDRLAQMGFIVVSVGNRGGHPSRSKWYHTYGYGNLRDYGLEDKKVVAEQLANKYSFIDIDRVGITGHSGGGFMSTAAMLVYPDFFKVAVSGAGNHENNIYNRWWSERHHGVKENVSAKGDTTFNYQIERNSDLAKNLKGKLLIVTGDIDNNVHPANSIRMVDALIKANKRFDFVLLPGQRHAFGEMTEYFFWRMADYFSEHLLGESKINEVDMTEINRDRPVRR, from the coding sequence ATGAAAAAAGTTTATTTAAGCCTATTATTTATTTGCACAGGTATACTTTTCGCCCAGGAAAAGAGTACCCTTGCGAAACCAAATTACCAACAAGCAGCCAAGTTTTCTCCGGCACGCTTGAGAACAATGATCTTCTCGACAGAAGTATCCCCAAACTGGATTAACTTCTCCGACAAATTCTGGTATGAGTACAGCAGCCCGCAGGGAAAGAACTGGTATATCGTCGACCCGAAGGCTCGCTCAAAAAAAGAGATGTTCGACCGCTCAGAAATGGCAGCTAGAATCACCTCTATAGTTAGAAATCCATTCGATGCACAACATCTAAGCATTCAGAACCTACGATTTAAAGATAACAGCGACAATATCGTTCGTTTCGAAGTGCAGAGTTCTAAAGACACTGTAAAATCGAAAGAAGAGATTAAAAAGCTGACCAACAAAAGCGATACGATTAAGAAGAAAGTATTCTTTTTCGAATACAACCTTTCCAATAATAATCTGAAAGAAATCAGCGATACGACGGAGAAAAAGGACCGTCTATCATGGGGAAGCTTCAATCCAGATACGACGAAGGTATTCTATAGCAAGAATTACAACCTATACTGGATGGATTATGCGAATTACCAAAAGGCTATCAAAGATGAGAAAGACTCGACTATTGTAGAACATCAGATTACGACCGATGGTGTGCAATATTACAGTTGGGGCGGCGAGCCATATAGTGTAACAACGGGCGATAAGAAGTCTGAAGATGAAGAGAAAAAGAAGCGTAATGCAGTTTGGTTAAATTGGTCGCCTAACGGAAAGCATTTCGCCATAACACGTAAGGATAACAGAAACTTAAGTGCCTTATGGGTAATCAATAATGTAGGTGGAAAACGTCCTACTTTAGAGACTTACAAGTATCTGATGCCAGGCGAATTAGACTCTACCGAGACTGATTTATTTATCTTCGATGCTGCTGATCTTAAGCCTAAGCGCGTGGATGTGCAAGCATTCAAAAACCAAACGATTAGCCTTTGGAATAAGGATCGCAGCAAGGAAAGCTTTAAAGGAAAGTATTTCATCAACTACTGGCATGGTAATGATAATGAGTTCTATATCGCGCGTTCGAGTAGAGATTTAAAGCGCATTGATATTGTTGCTGTCGACGTTAATGGTAAACTTAGAACATTAGTGGAAGAGCGTTCTAACGTTTATCTGGACATCAAGAAGCCTTATATTGTAAATAATGGCAAACAATTTATCCATTGGTCGCAGCGCGACGGATGGGGCCATTTCTATCTTTACGATATTCAAGGCAAATTGATCCATCAGATTACTAAGGGTGATTTCCACTGTGATGAGCTTACCGCTTATCAAGAGGGTACTGGGAACTTGCTATTTAAAGCAAATGGCAAAGAAAAAGACTCCGACCCATATTATACGTACTTTTACTCGGTGAATAAGAATGGTGGAAGAATTAGCCTGCTAACGCCTGGCGATTTTGACCATCAGGTTGCTGCCAGTGAGAGTGCAAACTACTTTGTAGACAACTTCTCACGTGTGAATACTGCTCCTGTTAGTAATTTATATAATTCGAATGGACAGCTGATCATGAAATTGGAGGAGTCGGATTTGTCGCAGTTGTTTGCTGCGGGCTACAAATTCCCTGAGCCATTCAAAGTAAAAGCGGGAGACGGCGTTACGGACCTCTACGGTGTGATGTACAAGCCTTTTGACTTTGACTCGACCAAGACCTACCCTATTATAGAATACGTTTATCCAGGCCCGCAAACCGAGGCTGTGAACAAAAGCTTTGGAAGAAGCATGGACCGTATCGATCGTTTAGCACAGATGGGCTTTATCGTCGTGTCTGTTGGTAACCGTGGCGGACATCCTTCACGTTCGAAATGGTATCACACATATGGTTATGGAAACTTAAGAGATTATGGTTTGGAAGACAAAAAGGTAGTCGCAGAGCAACTCGCGAATAAATACAGCTTTATCGACATCGACCGCGTGGGTATTACGGGCCACTCTGGAGGTGGATTTATGTCGACAGCAGCGATGTTGGTTTATCCGGATTTCTTTAAGGTTGCCGTATCGGGTGCGGGTAATCACGAGAACAACATCTACAACCGTTGGTGGAGCGAAAGACACCATGGGGTAAAAGAGAATGTTTCTGCAAAAGGCGATACCACATTCAATTATCAGATTGAGCGTAATTCGGATCTAGCGAAAAACTTAAAAGGTAAGTTATTGATCGTTACTGGTGATATTGACAACAATGTACACCCAGCGAATTCTATCCGTATGGTAGACGCTTTAATCAAAGCAAACAAACGTTTTGATTTTGTGTTACTTCCAGGACAACGTCATGCTTTTGGAGAGATGACAGAATACTTCTTCTGGCGCATGGCCGATTATTTCAGCGAACACCTATTAGGCGAATCAAAGATTAATGAAGTCGATATGACCGAGATTAACAGAGATCGCCCAGTGAGAAGATAA